A part of Terriglobus roseus genomic DNA contains:
- a CDS encoding capsule assembly Wzi family protein, with translation MDNPVAKVVTTEAESMLPDLEYYLREPELQSKVVLESIYARYGSIMGPALTDSFHIGQTWWNDFGRPLGRGGSLIAGYALRATSGRYFFYSRQELQTHPGLPAVSQSLADYYKQIDNDTFSGPAPPNFNLASPPISAYVRQRPIDLYAGMAFAGYSLSFGKQEIYWGPNTMGPLSFSSNAEPTYNLRLTSNRPHDLPFIPSLGTYSVDLVFGKLSGHRYPARPYFNGQKINFNLGRNLEISFTRWSILWGVGHPMTLRSLKDNFFSSNSTGSNFGYGDREDPGDRKSAFDFRLHVPGLSNLVTIYSDSYADDDLNPLDAPRRNVWAPGIYVARLPGMSHMDFRFEVTSTEELSQDEGNHRIYINNQYRDGNTNKSFLLGNVTGRDARAYEGRLGYWVSARTRVEGGYRQEKISPLHLTNGGTVSDGFVRANYAIGKDWNVELFSQIERFLIPVLGPERQTNGSVRLQITWDPNKVIGHLRSR, from the coding sequence TTGGACAATCCAGTCGCAAAAGTTGTTACTACCGAAGCGGAATCGATGTTGCCGGACTTGGAGTACTACCTGCGTGAACCGGAACTGCAATCCAAGGTCGTACTGGAATCTATCTACGCCCGCTACGGCTCCATCATGGGCCCTGCCCTCACCGATAGTTTTCACATAGGCCAGACCTGGTGGAATGATTTTGGTCGACCCCTCGGACGCGGGGGAAGCCTGATTGCTGGCTACGCCCTGCGCGCAACCTCAGGTCGCTACTTCTTTTATAGTCGGCAGGAGTTACAGACCCATCCTGGACTCCCGGCTGTATCACAATCCCTTGCCGACTATTACAAGCAGATAGACAATGACACCTTCTCCGGCCCGGCTCCTCCGAACTTCAATCTTGCTTCCCCCCCAATTTCTGCGTACGTGCGCCAGCGACCGATTGATCTTTACGCGGGGATGGCCTTCGCAGGCTACAGTCTCTCTTTCGGCAAGCAGGAAATTTACTGGGGACCCAACACTATGGGGCCGCTCTCGTTTTCCAGCAACGCGGAACCGACCTATAACCTGCGTCTCACTTCAAATCGCCCACACGACTTGCCGTTCATCCCATCGCTCGGAACATACAGCGTGGATCTTGTCTTTGGAAAGCTTTCTGGGCATCGCTACCCGGCACGTCCCTACTTCAATGGACAAAAAATTAACTTCAACCTGGGTCGAAACCTCGAGATCAGCTTTACTCGTTGGTCTATTTTGTGGGGCGTTGGCCACCCCATGACGTTGCGTTCGCTCAAGGACAATTTCTTCAGCAGCAATTCCACCGGTAGTAACTTTGGGTATGGCGATCGTGAGGATCCGGGAGATCGAAAAAGCGCGTTTGACTTCCGTCTGCACGTGCCGGGCTTAAGCAACTTGGTGACTATTTACAGCGATTCCTACGCCGACGATGACCTGAATCCGCTGGATGCTCCGCGCCGAAACGTGTGGGCGCCTGGTATCTACGTTGCTCGCTTGCCCGGCATGTCTCACATGGATTTTCGCTTCGAGGTGACATCCACCGAAGAACTCTCGCAGGACGAGGGCAATCACCGCATCTACATCAACAACCAGTATCGTGATGGCAACACCAATAAAAGCTTCCTCCTCGGGAATGTTACTGGCAGAGATGCGCGCGCCTACGAGGGCCGCCTGGGGTATTGGGTTTCCGCTAGAACTCGCGTAGAGGGAGGATATCGCCAAGAAAAGATCAGCCCATTGCACCTGACCAATGGTGGCACGGTTTCTGATGGCTTTGTCCGGGCAAACTATGCGATCGGAAAGGACTGGAACGTCGAACTATTCTCACAGATCGAACGCTTTCTAATCCCCGTACTCGGACCTGAACGCCAAACTAATGGCAGTGTACGGCTACAAATTACTTGGGATCCGAACAAGGTGATCGGCCATCTCCGTTCTAGATAG
- the glp gene encoding gephyrin-like molybdotransferase Glp, protein MALITCQEALDLVAAHIAALFPRTCTERVPLEQALGRVLAQSVYADRDQPPFPRSTRDGYAVRAVDHGVRKLIGSVRAGEVWTGASLAQEETIEVMTGAPVPDGADAVVMLEHVEATATTVSISDRHLPSAGDNVVPRGQEARAGDVLLHAGVRLAAAEIALAASVGAAGLDVYVQPVAAVLATGDELVAVDQTPASHQIRNSNSHALAAIVREHGGVPRLLPPASDTRESLLERISVARDADMLLLSGGVSAGKYDLVEDVLLSLGAEFFFTGVLIQPGKPVVFGRLPATQTHAEQWIFGLPGNPVSTQVTALLFAMPMLQALGGESLPQPRFVQGTLASIMKVRSGLTRFVPAKLSSSLHAVTVNPVEWHGSGDLASNARADCYIVVPSDVDSVAAGTTVTVLLR, encoded by the coding sequence ATGGCGTTGATCACCTGCCAGGAAGCACTCGATCTCGTCGCCGCTCATATTGCCGCACTGTTCCCGCGTACCTGCACGGAGCGAGTGCCACTGGAGCAGGCACTCGGACGCGTTCTCGCGCAGTCCGTTTATGCTGACCGTGATCAACCACCCTTTCCACGATCAACTCGCGATGGCTACGCCGTGCGTGCAGTGGATCACGGCGTGCGAAAACTTATTGGTTCTGTTCGTGCGGGTGAGGTGTGGACCGGTGCCTCTCTGGCTCAGGAAGAAACGATCGAGGTGATGACAGGCGCTCCGGTTCCGGATGGGGCGGACGCCGTTGTGATGCTGGAGCATGTGGAGGCTACGGCTACAACGGTGAGCATCTCTGACCGTCACTTGCCGAGCGCTGGTGACAACGTGGTTCCGCGTGGGCAAGAAGCTCGCGCAGGCGATGTTCTGCTGCATGCGGGCGTCCGCCTAGCCGCCGCTGAAATTGCCCTTGCAGCCTCCGTCGGAGCCGCGGGATTGGATGTCTATGTGCAGCCTGTCGCTGCGGTATTAGCGACGGGGGATGAACTGGTGGCGGTAGACCAAACTCCGGCGTCGCACCAGATACGCAACAGCAACTCTCATGCGCTGGCGGCGATCGTGCGGGAGCATGGCGGTGTGCCGCGTCTGTTGCCGCCTGCGTCTGATACTCGAGAATCGCTTCTTGAGCGTATTAGTGTCGCGCGAGACGCCGACATGTTGCTGCTGAGTGGCGGGGTGTCCGCGGGTAAATATGATCTGGTAGAGGATGTTCTTCTCTCGCTTGGCGCGGAGTTCTTCTTCACCGGCGTTCTCATACAGCCCGGCAAGCCAGTTGTCTTCGGGCGTCTGCCTGCGACCCAAACACACGCAGAGCAGTGGATCTTCGGTTTGCCCGGTAATCCGGTGTCCACGCAGGTAACGGCGCTGTTGTTCGCCATGCCGATGTTGCAGGCTTTGGGTGGCGAGTCCTTGCCACAACCGCGATTCGTACAGGGGACGCTGGCATCCATAATGAAGGTGCGTTCTGGATTGACGCGGTTTGTCCCCGCAAAGCTCTCTTCCTCTCTTCATGCCGTGACTGTTAATCCGGTGGAATGGCATGGATCTGGTGATCTGGCTTCCAATGCTCGCGCTGATTGCTATATTGTTGTGCCTTCGGATGTCGATTCCGTTGCAGCCGGAACCACGGTGACGGTGCTGCTGCGGTAG
- a CDS encoding oxidative damage protection protein, translated as MAHMVFCSKYKQELEGLDEPPFDSDFGNKIYNTVSKKAWGEWIERQKMLLNEYRLQPWTPQAQEFLVEQMNEFFYGSGGELPKEYVAPTA; from the coding sequence ATGGCACACATGGTTTTCTGCTCAAAGTACAAGCAGGAGCTGGAGGGGCTGGACGAGCCTCCCTTCGACTCCGACTTCGGCAACAAGATTTACAACACCGTCAGCAAGAAGGCGTGGGGCGAGTGGATTGAGCGCCAGAAGATGCTGCTGAACGAGTATCGTCTGCAACCCTGGACACCGCAGGCGCAGGAGTTCCTGGTGGAGCAGATGAACGAGTTCTTCTACGGCTCTGGCGGCGAGCTTCCCAAGGAATACGTCGCCCCGACGGCGTAA
- a CDS encoding glycosyltransferase produces MASHTSSSWKSLDALLKEEQEKNLASPLSEDQALETFATAMDSEHIRPHRLHLQDVAVIIPTYNAGADFELLRDSLIASGLEARQVLVLDSESKDKTREIATAAGFRVESISPRNFRHGKSRQFATSFVPQAKILVFMTQDAMLANVDAIRNLVSSFDDPAVGAAFGRQLPREVAGAIERHGRLFNYPDVSYVHVYEDRKRVGFRAIFFSNSFSAYRRDAFDAAGGFDPEVIIGEDSTMAAKMQANGWKTVYCSEAKVVHSHNFNFSQTVSRYFDTGVYHARKPELMETYGGAGGEGRKFVISEFNYLRKHDPLAIPRAAMLTVAKYLGYKLGRMEAHLPLSLKLKLTGQRSYWT; encoded by the coding sequence GTGGCATCGCACACATCATCTTCTTGGAAGTCGCTCGATGCCCTTCTCAAGGAAGAGCAGGAAAAGAATCTGGCCTCACCACTATCAGAGGATCAAGCATTGGAAACGTTTGCCACTGCCATGGACAGTGAACACATCCGACCCCATCGGCTTCATTTGCAAGACGTTGCCGTGATTATCCCGACCTATAACGCCGGCGCCGACTTCGAGCTCTTGAGGGACTCCCTCATCGCGTCTGGTCTGGAAGCGCGTCAGGTTCTAGTTCTGGACTCCGAATCGAAAGATAAGACGCGTGAAATCGCCACTGCGGCAGGATTCCGAGTAGAGAGCATTTCCCCACGTAACTTCCGTCATGGAAAGAGCCGGCAATTCGCTACAAGCTTCGTCCCTCAGGCCAAGATTTTGGTCTTCATGACACAAGACGCCATGCTTGCCAATGTGGATGCCATTCGTAACCTTGTCAGCAGCTTCGATGATCCCGCAGTGGGTGCAGCCTTCGGGCGCCAGCTTCCCCGTGAGGTGGCAGGTGCGATCGAGCGCCACGGTCGCTTGTTCAACTACCCAGACGTATCCTATGTCCATGTGTACGAAGACCGTAAACGAGTTGGCTTTCGCGCAATATTCTTCTCGAATAGCTTCTCCGCGTACCGGCGAGATGCCTTTGACGCCGCTGGCGGATTCGACCCAGAAGTGATCATTGGTGAAGACTCAACGATGGCGGCCAAGATGCAGGCAAACGGATGGAAAACTGTCTATTGCAGCGAGGCAAAGGTCGTTCATTCGCACAACTTCAACTTCTCTCAGACAGTATCCCGCTACTTCGACACAGGGGTATATCACGCCCGTAAGCCTGAACTAATGGAGACATATGGTGGAGCAGGTGGTGAAGGCCGCAAATTTGTGATTTCGGAATTCAACTATCTGCGCAAACACGATCCGCTGGCCATACCGCGAGCGGCAATGCTCACCGTGGCTAAGTACTTAGGGTACAAACTGGGCCGGATGGAAGCTCATCTACCCTTGTCCCTCAAGCTCAAGCTGACAGGCCAACGCTCCTATTGGACTTAA
- the moaC gene encoding cyclic pyranopterin monophosphate synthase MoaC: MSKLSHYNEAGEAHMVDVSDKKPTRREAVAEAFVELNADVLDALPQNPKGNPLEVARFAGITAAKKTADLIPMCHPLPLSFVDVEATIVHPAALLKTGGGVRIRATAATVAGTGVEMEAMTAAAVAALTVYDMTKALDKGIRIREVVLLSKKGGKSGDYVRSEE, encoded by the coding sequence GTGAGCAAGCTATCGCACTACAACGAAGCTGGCGAAGCGCACATGGTGGACGTGAGCGACAAGAAGCCAACGCGCCGTGAAGCGGTAGCCGAAGCATTCGTGGAGTTGAACGCGGATGTCCTTGATGCGCTGCCACAGAACCCTAAAGGCAATCCTCTGGAAGTAGCGCGCTTTGCGGGAATTACCGCCGCCAAAAAGACTGCAGACCTGATTCCCATGTGCCACCCGCTACCGCTGTCCTTTGTGGACGTTGAGGCGACCATCGTGCATCCCGCGGCATTGTTGAAGACAGGTGGAGGTGTCCGCATTCGTGCCACCGCGGCAACAGTCGCCGGAACCGGAGTGGAGATGGAGGCGATGACCGCTGCGGCCGTCGCGGCACTCACCGTCTACGACATGACAAAGGCGCTGGATAAGGGAATCCGCATCCGAGAAGTCGTCCTGCTAAGCAAAAAAGGCGGCAAGAGCGGAGACTACGTACGTTCTGAGGAGTAA
- the hemG gene encoding protoporphyrinogen oxidase: protein MKRIAIVGGGLAGLSAAYELQRNGHSFTLFEQSNRLGGIVDTLRQDGFVIERGPDGWVTEKPWARELAIELGLEDELITSNDHERVTWVLQQGKLLPMPDNMRMMVPENVDTILHSPLFSEGARNAYIAEEQRADELKAAAPTQDESVASFIERHFGEEVLRVIGAPLLGGVFGGDVHQLSVRAVMPAFVQMEREYGSLIRGLAAKKAQRGDRPASPVFTSLKTGTGTLVERMAATLSDASIRMNAEVEQIERTRNGWSIDGEPFDHLMMALPVHHAARLLAKTDARMVELIVQPTSSAVIVGFGYLPGTAPVTPKGFGFLSPEGESCRLLAATFSDQKYTHRVPEGGKSLRAFFGGEEAEALQQESDETIIAAATCEMEKVLGPLPHSAIAFARRLPSSLPQYGVGHGERMSELQERVNMLGALHLLGNGYRGVGLPDLIRDGRAAARELLAS from the coding sequence ATGAAGCGCATTGCCATTGTTGGCGGAGGCTTGGCGGGCCTATCGGCTGCCTATGAACTTCAGCGCAATGGCCATAGCTTCACTCTCTTTGAGCAAAGTAATCGCCTGGGTGGCATCGTAGACACGCTGCGGCAGGATGGCTTCGTGATTGAGCGTGGCCCTGATGGTTGGGTCACGGAGAAGCCATGGGCGCGCGAACTTGCGATCGAACTTGGCCTGGAAGACGAGCTCATCACATCCAACGACCACGAACGCGTTACGTGGGTGTTGCAGCAAGGCAAGTTGCTACCCATGCCAGACAACATGCGCATGATGGTTCCCGAAAATGTGGATACGATTCTGCATTCGCCGTTGTTCAGCGAGGGTGCGCGCAACGCATACATTGCAGAAGAGCAGCGTGCGGATGAGTTAAAAGCTGCAGCACCGACACAAGATGAGTCTGTTGCCAGCTTCATCGAGCGGCACTTTGGAGAAGAGGTATTACGTGTGATCGGAGCGCCATTGCTTGGCGGTGTCTTCGGTGGCGATGTGCATCAACTCAGCGTGCGTGCGGTGATGCCCGCGTTTGTGCAGATGGAGCGCGAGTATGGATCGTTGATCCGCGGACTTGCTGCGAAGAAGGCACAACGTGGGGATCGGCCTGCTTCACCTGTCTTTACTTCGCTCAAGACGGGAACAGGAACGCTGGTGGAACGCATGGCTGCGACGTTGTCTGATGCTTCCATCCGCATGAATGCAGAAGTAGAGCAAATTGAGCGCACCAGGAATGGGTGGTCGATTGACGGTGAGCCGTTTGATCACCTGATGATGGCATTGCCGGTTCATCACGCGGCGCGGCTTCTTGCAAAGACGGATGCGCGCATGGTGGAACTGATTGTGCAGCCGACGAGTTCCGCAGTCATTGTTGGGTTTGGTTATCTTCCGGGGACCGCACCTGTCACTCCTAAAGGGTTCGGATTCCTGTCGCCGGAGGGCGAATCATGCAGGTTGCTGGCTGCAACGTTTTCTGATCAGAAGTACACCCATCGCGTGCCGGAAGGCGGCAAGAGTCTGCGTGCTTTCTTTGGTGGCGAAGAGGCAGAAGCGCTGCAGCAGGAAAGCGATGAAACGATCATCGCGGCTGCGACTTGCGAGATGGAGAAGGTGCTGGGACCGCTTCCACACTCTGCCATCGCATTCGCGCGTCGGTTGCCGTCTTCGTTGCCGCAGTACGGCGTAGGGCACGGTGAGCGCATGTCAGAATTGCAGGAGCGCGTGAATATGCTGGGTGCGCTGCATTTGCTGGGTAACGGATATCGTGGTGTGGGACTGCCGGATCTAATCCGCGATGGTCGAGCCGCCGCACGCGAACTGTTGGCATCCTGA
- a CDS encoding glycosyltransferase family 4 protein, with the protein MQHRHYPKFFSPQDYRVRETQYPAFCERARFVCVQTEWTKQDVVTQYGLDPNKVVVIRWGTAFEAYSQPSAEDIEGVRQDLVLPEQFFLYPAICWPHKNHAVILRALALLKTRKGPAPHVVFTGKPAEYQKTVEALAQELGVADKVSFLGFTTSSQIQVLFHLATALLFPSHFEGLGLPILEAFRAGLPVISSNATVLSEVTGDAALLFPPNSPEELADAMEKILASPELREKLSARGAKVLENYSIEETARQFFRLYRRIAIA; encoded by the coding sequence TTGCAACACCGCCATTATCCAAAGTTCTTCTCACCTCAGGACTATCGCGTCCGAGAGACGCAATATCCAGCATTTTGTGAACGGGCCCGTTTTGTTTGTGTACAAACGGAGTGGACGAAACAAGACGTCGTCACGCAATACGGTCTCGATCCAAATAAGGTCGTCGTCATTCGCTGGGGAACCGCCTTTGAGGCATATAGCCAGCCTTCAGCGGAAGATATTGAGGGTGTGCGCCAAGATTTGGTACTGCCAGAGCAATTCTTTCTTTATCCCGCCATCTGCTGGCCTCACAAAAACCATGCTGTCATTCTCCGTGCGTTGGCTCTGCTGAAGACTCGAAAAGGCCCGGCTCCACATGTAGTGTTCACGGGCAAGCCCGCGGAGTATCAAAAGACGGTGGAGGCACTGGCCCAAGAGCTTGGAGTTGCGGATAAGGTTAGTTTTCTGGGCTTCACAACATCGAGCCAGATACAGGTGCTATTCCATCTCGCGACAGCGCTGCTTTTTCCCAGCCATTTCGAAGGTCTTGGACTCCCTATCCTGGAGGCATTCCGAGCTGGCTTGCCCGTAATCAGTTCCAACGCGACGGTCCTATCTGAAGTCACTGGCGATGCAGCCCTGCTCTTCCCTCCGAACTCGCCCGAGGAGTTGGCTGATGCCATGGAGAAGATATTGGCTTCACCCGAACTGCGCGAAAAACTCTCCGCTCGTGGTGCAAAGGTACTGGAGAACTATTCAATTGAAGAAACGGCACGACAGTTTTTCAGACTCTATCGAAGAATAGCGATCGCCTAG
- the hemE gene encoding uroporphyrinogen decarboxylase, whose translation MTDVSTPIESSKRNAIDSRFVRACLRQQVDRTPVWFLRQAGRYMPEYMAVRRQHSLLDICRTPDVAAEVTITAAERLDVDAAIIFADLLLPFTPMGLDFEFVNGEGPVVHKPIRTREQIEALRTDRAEDLIYVAKAIEKVRRHFAAPRTDGDRLGIIGFIGAPFTLASYMIEGGSSRNYVEMKRLMYGVPSSWSLLMEKLNTVLAEYAAQQVQAGADVIQIFDSWAGALAVNDYRDFVLPHTRDLVQRVKALGVPVIYFGVDTASLLSTMSETGCDVLGLDWRVPLDEGWKLAGDTCGVQGNLDPIALFAPQDLLKQRVKDVLDKAANRPGHIFNLGHGIVPGTPVDNVIAVSKWVKELSAR comes from the coding sequence ATGACGGACGTTTCTACACCTATCGAATCGTCAAAACGTAACGCGATTGACAGCCGTTTCGTACGTGCATGTCTGCGTCAGCAGGTAGATCGCACACCTGTGTGGTTTCTTCGGCAGGCAGGTCGCTACATGCCGGAATACATGGCAGTTCGTCGGCAGCATTCGCTGCTGGACATCTGCCGTACGCCGGACGTCGCTGCTGAGGTGACTATCACCGCAGCGGAACGGCTCGATGTAGACGCGGCGATCATCTTCGCCGACTTGCTGCTGCCGTTCACGCCCATGGGACTCGACTTTGAGTTCGTGAATGGTGAAGGGCCGGTGGTGCACAAGCCCATCCGGACGCGTGAACAGATTGAAGCTCTGCGCACCGACCGTGCGGAAGACTTGATCTACGTTGCGAAGGCTATTGAGAAAGTGCGCAGGCACTTCGCAGCGCCGCGTACCGACGGCGACCGTCTTGGCATCATTGGCTTCATCGGCGCGCCATTTACGCTGGCCAGCTACATGATTGAAGGCGGTTCTTCGCGCAACTACGTGGAGATGAAGCGCCTCATGTATGGCGTTCCATCGTCGTGGTCGCTGCTGATGGAGAAGCTGAACACCGTGCTTGCGGAATACGCTGCGCAGCAGGTGCAGGCCGGCGCGGATGTCATTCAGATCTTCGATAGCTGGGCTGGCGCACTTGCGGTCAATGACTATCGTGACTTTGTGTTGCCGCACACGCGCGATCTGGTGCAGCGTGTGAAGGCGCTCGGCGTGCCGGTAATTTACTTCGGTGTGGATACGGCATCGCTGCTCAGCACCATGAGCGAAACTGGCTGCGACGTTCTAGGCCTCGACTGGCGCGTGCCTTTGGATGAAGGTTGGAAGCTTGCCGGAGACACATGCGGTGTGCAGGGAAACCTTGATCCTATCGCGCTGTTCGCTCCGCAGGATCTGCTGAAGCAACGCGTGAAAGATGTTCTGGACAAGGCCGCAAACCGTCCAGGTCATATCTTCAACCTGGGACACGGTATTGTCCCCGGAACCCCTGTTGACAACGTGATTGCTGTCAGCAAGTGGGTGAAGGAGCTGAGTGCACGATGA
- the hemH gene encoding ferrochelatase, with translation MSLRDLPFFLIGLASEKLKLQEQMAAPAVAAKEGRILAQYEISNADQIAAAMAAPAVTQPEPEHFDAIVLLAHGTPDVLGEMDEYLKLVTGGRGVPPRVVHELQERYAEIGLKDEPTAEGPHLTRWTLREAELLRERTDMPVYVGMRNWKPFIADTVAQMKQDGVKKVRAICLAPQNSRTSVGLYRRAMETAADGAFEIDFVAGWSEHSLLIRAFTERLRKALEVAPQDKKTAVLFTAHSVPCRTIQSKPSEHHGMLLTTEADTYAIECKATAALIAGELSEQISESDWYFCFQSQGMSGGPWIGPSVEDTLKALRDGGYQHVILDPIGFLCDHVEILYDIDIAFQKTAAELGITLSRPESLNDSPTLIGALADLTRRGTRSLPQHPLNTTAQPAEVVQTLAPVEEQASV, from the coding sequence ATGAGCTTGCGTGATCTTCCTTTCTTTCTCATCGGTCTTGCCAGCGAGAAGTTGAAGCTGCAGGAGCAGATGGCTGCGCCCGCCGTGGCAGCGAAGGAAGGGCGCATTCTTGCGCAGTATGAGATCAGCAATGCAGATCAGATTGCCGCAGCCATGGCCGCGCCTGCCGTCACGCAACCGGAACCAGAGCACTTTGATGCCATCGTTCTTCTCGCACACGGCACACCCGATGTGCTGGGTGAGATGGACGAGTATCTGAAGCTGGTCACCGGCGGACGTGGTGTTCCGCCGCGCGTAGTGCATGAGTTGCAGGAGCGTTATGCGGAGATCGGCTTGAAGGATGAGCCAACCGCAGAAGGCCCACATCTGACGCGGTGGACACTGCGTGAAGCTGAGTTGTTGCGTGAACGTACGGACATGCCGGTTTACGTTGGCATGCGCAACTGGAAGCCGTTTATCGCGGATACCGTTGCGCAAATGAAGCAGGACGGCGTGAAGAAAGTGCGCGCTATCTGTCTTGCGCCACAGAATTCGCGCACCAGTGTGGGGCTGTATCGTCGAGCGATGGAAACGGCGGCCGACGGCGCATTCGAAATCGACTTCGTTGCCGGTTGGAGCGAACACTCGCTGCTGATTCGTGCCTTTACAGAACGTTTGCGCAAAGCGCTCGAAGTCGCACCGCAGGACAAGAAAACGGCTGTTCTATTCACAGCGCATTCTGTTCCGTGTCGCACCATTCAGTCGAAGCCCAGCGAACACCACGGCATGTTGCTCACTACGGAAGCCGACACCTACGCGATTGAGTGCAAAGCAACTGCGGCGCTCATAGCGGGAGAGCTCAGCGAACAAATCAGCGAGAGCGACTGGTATTTCTGCTTTCAGTCACAGGGCATGAGCGGTGGTCCGTGGATTGGACCAAGTGTTGAAGACACATTGAAAGCACTGCGCGATGGGGGCTATCAACACGTGATTCTTGATCCCATTGGTTTCCTCTGCGATCACGTTGAGATTCTGTACGACATCGACATTGCATTCCAGAAGACCGCAGCAGAACTGGGTATCACGTTATCGCGTCCTGAGAGCCTGAACGATTCACCGACACTGATCGGCGCGCTGGCTGATCTGACACGACGCGGAACACGCAGTTTGCCACAGCATCCTCTCAACACAACGGCGCAGCCTGCGGAAGTTGTGCAGACACTTGCGCCAGTGGAAGAACAGGCATCGGTGTAA
- a CDS encoding DUF5522 domain-containing protein — translation MSTQPSLADEDFYYDGPFLVFTAAYHRKRGSCCGNGCRHCPYDENGDLVPGKGEQLPGNLE, via the coding sequence ATGAGCACGCAGCCCTCACTGGCCGATGAGGATTTCTATTACGACGGCCCGTTCCTGGTCTTTACAGCGGCATATCATCGCAAACGTGGTTCCTGCTGCGGGAATGGCTGTCGCCACTGCCCTTACGACGAAAATGGCGATCTGGTGCCGGGCAAAGGCGAACAGCTTCCCGGCAATTTAGAATAG